The window CCCCTGCAGGGACCCCAGTGGCCTGCTGTCAGTCCCCCACTAAGGAGAGGGTCGCTCAAGCCTTCGGCAATCCGAAACCTCAGCCCCTACAACGGAGCTCTCTCTCCTCGGTTGGGACCTACAAAGGAAAAGGCGTGACAAGCGCGCCTCTCGGCAGATGCAGAGCGTGTTGCCCTCGCCCCGCCGCGGGTGAAAGGGACAGATCTGCGTCCTCGTCCTcgtcctcctcccaccctccagGGGAAGGTGCAAGCTCCAGGCAACAACCCTCAGCCGCTCGGGGCTTCTCCTTTGGGAGGAGAGCCGCCGCCCGCAACCCCCGACGGCGCCGCCTGCCTTTCTGCCTTACCGGGTCCCCCCGCCGTGGGTTTCCGAATCCACTCGCAGATGTTTCGCCGCTGGCCACCAGGCGAGAGCTGCTCCGAGCCGGGCGGCGGGTTGAGAGGCTGCATCAGCCCTGCGGAAGGGGGGACCCCGCAGGAGGGCGCCGGAGGGCCctgagcggggtggtggtggtgcgggtgCGGGTGCGGGTGGTAGTCTCCGGCGGGGCTGTAGGCCAAGCCTGCCGCGGCGGGTCCGTGCATGGCgctggcagccgccgccgccgccgcccccgggGCCGCCCCCTGCCCGTAGCCGTTCCAGTCGTCGCGGAGGGGCGCGCCGTAAGCGCCGGGCCAAGGCGAGCCAGGCGACTGAGCATTGTCCAGCCCGATCCCCGCGGGCACGTGGTAGGCGCCGTAGTCCGTGTACTGGGGGCTGCCCACGAAGTTCtgcgcggcggcggcagcggcggcggcggccaggttgAGCCCCCCTGCGTGGCGCACCGAGCCGGGGTACATGGAGGGCCCCTCTTTGTCCAGCAGGTAGCTCACGTACATGGTGGCCGGAGACGAGCGACGCTTCTCCACATACTGCTGGGGGCCGGGGTGGGGGCTGGGCTCGGGTGCGGGGATCGGCCCCCACCCCGTGGCTGCCGTTGTCTCCAGGCGCAGAGGAGCCGAGCCTCGTCCCTCAGGGAGCCGCCGGCTCCCTCGGCCAAGCCAGCCAGCAGCGCTGCGCAGAGGAGGATGAGCGATTGTTGACAAGAGGCTCTCTTAGGAATggcccggccaggcccaccaccgaGGGCAGGTGACGtggagcgagggagggagagagagagagagagaggcgcgggggtaATATATCCCGAAGAAGATTTGCATTTAAAAAGATAAGGGAGAGGGCAGCGACCTGATCACAGCGACATATTCAGGCTTTTATTGTTTAAgagcttcctcctccttccttcattGGAACCTGGTGCACTTTAACCTCCAATCACAGGTTCAAAGAATTGAATCCGAAGAACTTgcgagagggaaagaaagggagggggagcggGGAACAAGGTGGGTACATGGAAACACACCAAAGGGTAGCCAGATCTGGGAAGAGTAGAGCACCTTAAAAGGGGGGGGCGGGTAGTCCTACATTTCCATGTTAAGCAGGTCTAAGAAACTTAACAAATGTAAGATCTGGTAAGGCCTTCAAACTAAACAAGGTTCAGAAACTGCCTACCTATTTAAACAGAGAAATGTCCAGTCCAAAGCATGTTTCGGTTCTGTTGGCTTGAGGGGGAGATTTAAGTTTAGAAGCGCTTTAAAATTTGTCCATAATCTCTTTATAGACTCCCAAGGATTCCCGAAAGAGAAAGGTGCTGCCTTCTCATTTTAAAGCCCTTTACTCGTTAATAACCAATTCGCCAGCCTAATCCCGGATAAGGAGAAGAGGAGGCAAGGGGCAAAAAAAGTGAATTCAGAACGTAAAGGGATTATCTTAATTTCTTTAGGGTTGTCGAAAAGTGTTCCTGCTTATCAAGCTTGCGAACCTGATCACATTTAGGAAAGCCCCTTTGATTGCGAATGGACTACACCCAGGAATAATTGGACTCATCAGAGGCCATATGCTTTGGTTGTTGTTAAAAGTTAATGAGGGTTTGTTTTCTACATTTCCCCCTGTGCAAGGCCATTGAGCTGATACTTGATAAATCAATTCTATTGGCTTCCGTCTACTCTCTGAAGCTATCCATATTTAAGATCGTGGG of the Hemicordylus capensis ecotype Gifberg chromosome 3, rHemCap1.1.pri, whole genome shotgun sequence genome contains:
- the CDX2 gene encoding homeobox protein CDX-2; its protein translation is MYVSYLLDKEGPSMYPGSVRHAGGLNLAAAAAAAAAQNFVGSPQYTDYGAYHVPAGIGLDNAQSPGSPWPGAYGAPLRDDWNGYGQGAAPGAAAAAAASAMHGPAAAGLAYSPAGDYHPHPHPHHHHPAQGPPAPSCGVPPSAGLMQPLNPPPGSEQLSPGGQRRNICEWIRKPTAGGPVKTRTKDKYRVVYTDHQRLELEKEFHYSRYITIRRKAELAATLGLSERQVKIWFQNRRAKERKINKKKMQQTQPGGVHSGSEPMSPVSSMQPGTTGSGPSGAVLGSTGLVPPTAQ